One window of Mauremys reevesii isolate NIE-2019 linkage group 4, ASM1616193v1, whole genome shotgun sequence genomic DNA carries:
- the KCNJ11 gene encoding ATP-sensitive inward rectifier potassium channel 11, with translation MLSRKGIIPEEYVLTRLAEDVPEHARYRARERRARFVGKNGTCNVAHKNIREQGRFLQDVFTTLVDLKWPHTLIIFTMTFLCSWLLFGMTWWLIAFAHGDLDHSTQLQAGGSRGAGEEAGGFVPCVTSIHSFTSAFLFSIEVQVTIGFGGRMVTEECPAAILVLIVQNIVGLVINAIMLGCIFMKTAQAHRRAETLIFSKHAVIALREGRLCFMLRVGDLRKSMIISATIRMQVVKKTTSQEGEVVPLNQIDIQMENPVGGSNIFLVSPLLIYHVIDKNSPLYDISPLHLNHHEDLEVIVILEGVVETTGITTQARTSYLADEILWGQRFVPIVAEEDGRYSVDYSKFGKTVKVPTPSCTARQLEEDRSIIDSIPLSPKSTSRKRSFRLKPKFTITDEPS, from the coding sequence ATGCTGTCCAGGAAAGGGATCATCCCCGAGGAGTATGTGCTGACCCGCCTCGCCGAGGATGTCCCGGAGCACGCCCGCTACCGCGCCCGGGAGCGGCGGGCCAGGTTCGTGGGGAAGAACGGCACCTGCAACGTGGCCCACAAGAACATCCGGGAGCAGGGCCGCTTCCTGCAGGACGTCTTCACCACCCTGGTGGACCTCAAGTGGCCGCACACGCTGATCATCTTCACCATGACCTTCCTGTGCAGCTGGCTGCTCTTCGGCATGACCTGGTGGCTGATCGCCTTCGCCCACGGGGACCTGGACCACAGCAcccagctgcaggcagggggtagccggggggctggggaggaggccgGGGGGTTCGTGCCCTGTGTGACCAGCATCCACTCCTTCACCTCCGCCTTCCTCTTCTCCATCGAGGTGCAGGTGACCATCGGCTTCGGGGGCCGCATGGTGACCGAGGAGTGCCCGGCTGCCATCCTGGTGCTGATCGTGCAGAACATCGTGGGGCTGGTGATCAACGCCATCATGCTGGGCTGCATCTTCATGAAGACGGCTCAGGCGCACCGCCGGGCCGAGACCCTCATCTTCAGCAAGCATGCGGTGATCGCCCTGCGGGAGGGCAGGCTCTGCTTCATGCTGCGGGTGGGTGACCTGCGCAAGAGCATGATCATCAGCGCCACCATCCGCATGCAGGTGGTGAAGAAGACCACCAGCCAGGAGGGCGAGGTGGTGCCCCTCAACCAGATAGACATCCAGATGGAGAACCCAGTGGGAGGAAGCAACATCTTCCTGGTCTCCCCGCTCCTCATCTACCATGTGATAGACAAGAACAGCCCCCTCTACGACATCTCCCCCCTACACCTCAACCACCACGAGGACCTAGAAGTCATCGTCATCTTGGAAGGGGTGGTGGAGACCACTGGCATCACCACCCAAGCCAGGACCTCCTACCTGGCCGATGAAATCCTCTGGGGCCAAAGGTTTGTGCCCATCGTGGCCGAGGAAGATGGTAGGTACTCAGTGGACTACTCTAAGTTTGGCAAAACGGTGAAAGTGCCCACCCCTTCTtgcactgccaggcaactggagGAAGACAGGAGCATCATAGACTCCATCCCATTGTCACCTAAAAGCACCAGTAGGAAGAGGTCTTTCAGGTTGAAGCCCAAATTTACCATAACTGATGAGCCTTCCTGA